A genome region from Bombilactobacillus bombi includes the following:
- the tsaB gene encoding tRNA (adenosine(37)-N6)-threonylcarbamoyltransferase complex dimerization subunit type 1 TsaB → MKLLAIDTSNAPLIVAAAQNKQILVQTNDTNQKAHSTNLMPAIDQVTKKAGWQPQDIDRVVVAQGPGSFTGVRIAVTVAKMLAWTLNKELVGVSSLAALARNVHDTTGLIVPLFDARHQNVFAGVYQNNQEQLVSQLIDKHTALKSLLSYLQKQTQPIYFLGTGAQNYHELITATLGSQAIILNEVAPQASSLVELGLNQQPVLDLDAFSPTYLRQTQAEMVWAQAHPHSQSTNYVEDV, encoded by the coding sequence ATGAAATTATTAGCAATTGATACTTCCAATGCTCCGCTGATAGTAGCGGCGGCACAAAATAAGCAAATATTAGTACAAACTAATGACACTAATCAAAAAGCCCATAGCACTAACTTAATGCCTGCAATTGACCAAGTAACAAAAAAAGCAGGTTGGCAGCCACAAGATATTGATCGCGTTGTAGTCGCGCAAGGACCTGGGTCTTTTACCGGTGTTCGAATTGCAGTCACAGTAGCCAAAATGTTGGCTTGGACTTTAAACAAAGAATTAGTTGGCGTTTCTAGCTTAGCAGCTCTAGCCAGAAATGTTCACGATACTACCGGTTTAATTGTGCCGTTATTTGATGCGCGTCATCAAAATGTCTTTGCGGGTGTTTATCAGAACAACCAAGAGCAATTAGTTTCTCAGTTAATCGATAAACATACTGCTCTAAAATCGTTACTGAGTTACTTACAAAAACAAACCCAACCAATATATTTCTTGGGAACAGGGGCTCAAAACTATCATGAATTAATTACTGCAACTTTAGGTTCACAAGCAATCATCTTGAATGAGGTAGCCCCTCAAGCCAGTTCTTTGGTGGAATTAGGCTTAAATCAACAACCAGTTTTAGATTTAGATGCTTTTAGTCCAACTTATTTGCGCCAAACACAGGCAGAAATGGTTTGGGCTCAAGCTCATCCACATTCCCAATCAACAAATTACGTGGAAGATGTTTAA
- the abc-f gene encoding ribosomal protection-like ABC-F family protein, producing MLIVQGQNISRSFGGEILFSKVNFQISDQARIGLVGPNGAGKSTLLKIIIQENEPNDGQMIYKNGISIGYLAQNPAFQSGNTIYEEMESVFAYLQAEEKQLHQMEQQIADQANQIKTTEYQQLLKRYDHLQVKFKDENGYGYRSEIRSVLAGFGFGEERINEPAQNLSGGEQSRLAFAKLLLEHHDLLVLDEPTNHLDIDTLNWLEKYLQNYSGALLIVSHDQYFLDHTVNEVYALEQGTLTHYQGNYTKYLQQRDKNFELALKAYEKQQEQIKKTQEFIQKNIVRASSTKQAQSRRKQLEKMDVLKRPQAYNQQVHFQFTPERMSGNEVLKVSHLQTGYPDKPLAQDISFNLKKQERLGIIGPNGVGKSTLIKTLINQLPPQQGTIEWGTNVDIGYYDQTLNQLNSHKDVLHEIWDEHPTLDEKDIRSVLGSFLFRDDDVFTTVHSLSGGEKARLTLCKLALEHDNLLIMDEPTNHLDIQSKEVLEDALQNFTGTVLFVSHDRYLLNQISTKILELEPQTSTIYLGNYDYYLAKKAENQALAAIKTDSEQQTKPQLENNNNTGSQTYEQAKAHQREERKKQRQIDALEQQIDDYEHQIATINQAMTDPENLASYSKLQDLQAQIDDLTTQKELAEDKWANLME from the coding sequence TTGTTAATCGTTCAAGGTCAAAATATTTCCCGCAGTTTTGGTGGAGAGATTTTATTTTCTAAAGTGAATTTTCAAATCTCTGACCAAGCTCGTATCGGATTAGTCGGTCCTAATGGAGCGGGAAAATCAACTTTACTAAAAATAATTATTCAAGAAAATGAGCCCAATGATGGGCAAATGATTTATAAAAATGGTATTAGCATTGGCTATTTAGCTCAAAATCCTGCTTTTCAATCAGGTAATACAATTTATGAAGAAATGGAAAGTGTCTTTGCCTATTTGCAAGCTGAAGAAAAACAGCTGCATCAAATGGAACAACAAATTGCAGATCAGGCTAACCAAATAAAAACTACTGAGTATCAACAATTATTAAAACGCTATGACCATTTACAAGTTAAATTCAAAGATGAAAACGGTTATGGCTATCGTTCAGAAATACGTTCCGTCTTAGCTGGTTTTGGTTTTGGTGAAGAACGTATTAATGAACCTGCACAAAATCTTTCGGGTGGTGAACAATCACGCCTAGCATTTGCAAAATTATTATTAGAGCATCATGATCTTTTGGTTTTAGATGAACCTACTAATCACTTAGATATTGATACTCTTAATTGGTTAGAAAAATATTTACAAAATTATTCTGGTGCATTATTAATTGTTTCTCATGATCAATACTTTTTAGATCATACGGTGAATGAAGTTTATGCTTTAGAACAAGGAACTCTAACTCATTATCAGGGCAACTATACCAAATATTTACAACAGCGGGATAAAAACTTCGAATTAGCTTTGAAAGCTTATGAAAAACAACAAGAGCAAATCAAAAAAACTCAAGAATTTATTCAGAAAAATATTGTCCGGGCTTCCAGTACTAAACAAGCACAAAGCCGCCGTAAACAATTAGAAAAAATGGACGTTTTAAAACGTCCACAAGCTTATAACCAACAAGTTCATTTTCAATTTACACCCGAGCGAATGAGTGGCAATGAAGTCCTTAAAGTTAGTCATTTACAAACAGGTTATCCAGATAAACCTTTAGCTCAAGATATTAGTTTTAACCTAAAAAAACAAGAACGTCTAGGCATTATTGGTCCTAACGGTGTGGGAAAATCTACACTAATTAAAACTTTAATTAACCAGCTGCCACCACAACAAGGCACAATTGAATGGGGTACTAATGTTGACATCGGTTATTATGATCAAACCTTAAATCAATTAAATTCCCATAAGGACGTTTTACACGAAATTTGGGATGAGCATCCTACATTGGATGAGAAAGATATCCGCAGTGTTTTAGGTTCCTTTTTATTTAGAGATGATGATGTGTTTACTACTGTGCATTCTCTCTCGGGTGGTGAAAAAGCGCGCTTAACTCTTTGTAAGTTAGCTTTAGAGCACGATAATTTATTAATTATGGATGAACCGACAAACCACTTAGACATTCAAAGCAAAGAAGTTTTAGAAGATGCTTTGCAAAATTTTACGGGCACTGTTTTATTTGTTTCCCATGATCGTTATTTGCTTAATCAAATATCAACTAAAATATTAGAATTAGAACCCCAAACCAGCACGATTTATCTAGGAAATTACGATTACTATCTGGCTAAAAAGGCTGAAAATCAAGCCCTTGCTGCTATTAAAACTGATTCCGAGCAACAAACCAAGCCCCAATTGGAAAATAATAACAATACTGGCAGTCAAACATATGAACAAGCCAAAGCTCACCAACGAGAAGAACGCAAAAAACAACGCCAAATTGATGCTTTGGAACAACAAATTGATGATTACGAACACCAAATTGCTACTATCAATCAAGCTATGACTGATCCCGAGAACTTGGCTAGTTATTCTAAACTGCAAGATCTGCAAGCGCAAATTGATGACTTGACAACACAAAAAGAGTTGGCCGAAGATAAATGGGCCAACTTGATGGAATAA
- a CDS encoding DUF956 family protein, whose protein sequence is MVQSINTKVDLTMKATSHMGFETYGQIMIGDRGFEFYDERNVQNYIQIPWTEVDYVVVSILFGGKWIPRFALKTKKSGMFTFSARDPKKILRAIRNYIAPEKIVRSLSFGQVLSRSLKKIFSR, encoded by the coding sequence ATGGTACAATCAATAAATACTAAAGTCGATTTAACAATGAAGGCAACTTCACATATGGGATTTGAAACTTATGGTCAAATTATGATTGGTGATCGCGGTTTTGAATTTTATGATGAGCGTAATGTTCAAAATTATATCCAAATTCCGTGGACCGAAGTTGATTATGTGGTAGTCTCAATTTTGTTTGGTGGTAAATGGATTCCACGTTTTGCTTTAAAAACGAAAAAAAGTGGGATGTTTACTTTTTCGGCTCGTGATCCTAAAAAAATCCTTCGGGCAATTAGAAATTATATTGCCCCCGAGAAAATTGTTCGTTCATTAAGTTTTGGGCAAGTTTTATCTCGCTCACTTAAAAAAATATTTTCTCGCTAA
- a CDS encoding redox-sensing transcriptional repressor Rex: MKQYKIPNATIKRLPLYHRYFQFLKDSDKKKISSTELAEAVQVDSATIRRDFSYFGSLGKRGYGYEVEPMLEFFKKLLNQDKTSQVALVGVGNLGNALLNYNFSQTNNIKIAVAFDKNPQIIGQKINDVPILDTEKLAETIQNQEIDVAILTVPANNAQKVADELVQAGIKGILNFSPLRISTPPTVRVHNVDLANELQTLIYFLDNYR; the protein is encoded by the coding sequence ATGAAACAGTACAAAATACCTAATGCAACGATTAAGCGATTACCACTTTATCATCGCTATTTTCAATTTTTAAAAGACTCTGATAAGAAAAAAATTTCATCAACAGAATTAGCGGAAGCGGTTCAAGTTGATAGTGCCACAATTAGACGTGATTTTTCTTATTTTGGCTCTTTGGGAAAACGCGGCTATGGTTATGAAGTTGAACCCATGCTAGAATTTTTTAAAAAGTTATTAAATCAAGATAAGACTTCACAAGTAGCCTTAGTTGGTGTTGGTAATTTGGGTAATGCACTTCTTAATTATAACTTTTCTCAGACTAATAATATCAAAATTGCAGTGGCCTTTGATAAAAATCCACAAATTATTGGTCAAAAGATTAATGATGTCCCTATTTTGGACACTGAAAAGTTAGCTGAGACTATTCAAAACCAAGAAATTGATGTAGCGATTTTGACAGTTCCAGCTAATAATGCGCAAAAAGTTGCTGATGAGCTTGTACAAGCTGGGATTAAGGGCATTTTGAATTTTTCGCCTTTAAGAATTTCAACACCACCAACAGTGCGAGTGCACAATGTCGATTTAGCTAATGAATTACAAACATTAATTTATTTTTTAGATAATTATCGCTAG
- a CDS encoding ABC transporter ATP-binding protein, producing the protein MTAILMQQINKTYGHDISQVQALKKINFQAEFGQLIGVVGPSGSGKSTFLEIVGGLLTPSAGTIQIDNQSYHDLSAAAREKLRLNKIGFVLQSYNLVPYLTIQEQFELVNRVKKTPNMNRDTFHQVIERLQIEPLLDKYPDALSGGQQQRAAIARALYANPQIILADEPTASLDSQKAFEVMNIFRDLAHSTNKVIIVVTHDTRLEKYVDQLYNINDGQIKLVK; encoded by the coding sequence ATGACAGCAATTTTAATGCAGCAAATTAATAAGACTTATGGCCATGATATTAGCCAAGTACAAGCCTTAAAAAAGATTAACTTTCAAGCAGAATTTGGTCAGTTAATTGGAGTAGTAGGTCCATCTGGTTCTGGTAAAAGTACTTTTTTAGAAATAGTAGGTGGCTTACTAACACCAAGTGCGGGCACTATTCAAATTGATAATCAAAGTTATCATGATTTATCAGCCGCAGCACGTGAAAAATTACGTTTGAATAAAATTGGCTTTGTCTTGCAATCTTATAATCTAGTACCTTATTTGACTATTCAAGAACAATTTGAACTAGTCAACCGTGTGAAAAAAACACCTAATATGAATCGAGATACCTTTCACCAAGTTATTGAACGCTTGCAAATTGAACCATTACTAGATAAATATCCCGATGCTTTGTCGGGAGGACAACAGCAGCGAGCGGCCATTGCACGTGCACTTTATGCTAATCCACAAATTATTTTAGCTGATGAGCCAACAGCTTCTTTAGATTCGCAAAAAGCATTTGAAGTTATGAATATTTTTCGCGACTTGGCACATAGTACTAATAAAGTAATTATCGTAGTAACACATGATACGCGCTTAGAAAAATATGTTGACCAATTGTATAACATCAATGATGGGCAAATTAAGTTAGTAAAATAA
- a CDS encoding mannose/fructose/sorbose PTS transporter subunit IIA: protein MVGIVIASHGKFAEGIMQSGSMIFGEQEKVQAVTFMPSEGPDDLRAHLEDAIASFDNDDEVLFLIDLWGGSPFNQANALFEEHKDKWAIVTGLNLPMLIEAYSARMSMDSAQEIAQHILGEAKGGVKVRPEALGESETTESKATKPAVSNAGAPGKLEYVLARIDSRLLHGQVATSWTKTTNPTRIIVVSDAVAQDDLRTNLIKQAAPVGVKAHVVPIKQMIKLAQDDQHFGGQRAMLLFETPQDALRAIEGGVPLKTLNVGSMAHSTGKVQPNKVLAFDQNDIDTFKKLKDLGVQFDVRKVPADSQDNMDNILSKAQNELNRSKN, encoded by the coding sequence ATGGTCGGAATTGTAATTGCCAGCCATGGTAAGTTTGCAGAAGGCATTATGCAATCTGGTTCGATGATTTTTGGTGAACAAGAAAAAGTCCAAGCTGTGACTTTTATGCCAAGTGAAGGCCCAGATGATTTGCGGGCACATTTAGAAGATGCTATTGCAAGTTTTGATAATGATGATGAAGTATTATTTCTCATTGACTTATGGGGTGGTTCACCTTTCAATCAAGCTAATGCTTTGTTTGAAGAACATAAAGACAAGTGGGCTATTGTAACAGGTTTAAACTTGCCGATGTTAATCGAAGCCTATTCTGCTAGAATGTCGATGGATTCGGCACAAGAAATTGCTCAGCATATTTTGGGTGAAGCTAAAGGGGGCGTGAAAGTGCGTCCTGAAGCTTTAGGAGAATCTGAAACAACTGAGTCTAAAGCAACTAAGCCTGCAGTAAGTAACGCTGGGGCACCTGGCAAGTTAGAATATGTTTTGGCACGGATTGATTCACGATTGCTGCATGGTCAAGTAGCCACTTCATGGACCAAAACGACTAATCCTACACGGATTATTGTCGTCTCAGATGCTGTAGCACAAGATGATTTGCGGACTAATTTAATTAAACAGGCTGCTCCAGTTGGGGTGAAAGCTCATGTAGTGCCGATTAAGCAAATGATTAAATTAGCACAGGATGATCAGCATTTTGGAGGACAAAGAGCAATGTTACTCTTTGAAACACCACAAGATGCTTTACGTGCAATTGAAGGCGGCGTGCCTTTAAAGACTTTGAATGTGGGTTCAATGGCGCATTCCACAGGGAAAGTGCAGCCTAATAAAGTGTTGGCTTTTGATCAAAATGATATTGACACTTTTAAAAAATTAAAAGACTTAGGTGTTCAATTCGATGTTCGAAAAGTACCAGCTGATTCACAAGATAATATGGATAACATTTTAAGCAAAGCACAAAATGAATTGAATCGCTCAAAAAATTAA
- a CDS encoding folate family ECF transporter S component, with amino-acid sequence MNKIQSMSKTMGLTWLAILMALQMILGRVHVGPNFLKVGFGFIATALIGYYFGPWKSMLVGFISDVITNSLFPDGAFFWGFTLSAVVGGFIYGVMLYQKPATIGRILLTTILVVLIVDLGLNTEWVSILGKVNFMTMFWIRIWKELIFIPIQTVILVFVFKWLKQHQYD; translated from the coding sequence ATGAACAAAATTCAGTCAATGAGCAAAACGATGGGCTTAACATGGTTAGCAATATTAATGGCCTTGCAAATGATTTTAGGTCGTGTACATGTTGGCCCTAATTTTTTGAAAGTGGGCTTTGGCTTTATTGCTACAGCTTTAATTGGTTATTACTTTGGTCCGTGGAAATCCATGTTGGTCGGCTTTATTAGTGATGTGATTACTAATTCTTTATTTCCTGATGGAGCCTTTTTTTGGGGATTCACATTATCAGCTGTCGTTGGAGGGTTTATTTACGGAGTTATGCTTTATCAAAAGCCCGCAACGATTGGACGCATATTATTAACTACGATACTTGTGGTGTTAATAGTTGATTTGGGCTTAAATACAGAGTGGGTCAGCATTTTAGGCAAAGTCAACTTTATGACAATGTTTTGGATTCGGATTTGGAAAGAACTAATATTTATTCCCATTCAAACAGTCATTTTAGTATTTGTCTTTAAGTGGCTCAAACAACACCAATATGATTAG
- a CDS encoding PTS mannose/fructose/sorbose transporter subunit IIC yields MQLNFIQIILVLLIAFLAGMEGILDQFHFHQPVIACTLIGLVTGDLTPCLILGGELQMIALGWANIGAAVAPDAALASVASAIILVLGGQGKAGVSTAIAIAVPLAVAGLLLTILVRTLATGIAHIMDAAAKEGSFRKIDFWQAIATCLQGLRIAIPAGLILAIGAGPVKGLLALMPAWLTDGLAIGGGLVVAVGYAMVINMMASREVWPFFAIGFVLATIKDLTLIGLGAIGLAMALIYLALSQSGGSGDGGNSNVGDPVGDIIDNY; encoded by the coding sequence ATGCAATTAAATTTCATTCAAATTATTTTGGTCCTCCTCATCGCGTTTTTAGCGGGGATGGAAGGTATTTTGGACCAATTTCATTTTCACCAACCAGTTATTGCTTGTACTTTAATAGGTTTGGTTACAGGTGATTTAACTCCATGCTTGATTTTAGGTGGAGAGTTACAAATGATTGCTCTAGGATGGGCCAACATTGGCGCTGCGGTTGCACCAGATGCAGCTTTAGCATCAGTAGCTTCAGCAATAATTTTGGTTTTAGGCGGTCAAGGCAAAGCTGGGGTTTCCACAGCAATTGCGATTGCTGTGCCGTTAGCAGTAGCAGGTTTGTTACTGACTATTTTAGTACGGACTTTAGCTACTGGAATTGCCCATATTATGGATGCTGCAGCTAAAGAAGGTAGTTTTCGTAAAATTGATTTTTGGCAGGCAATTGCGACCTGTTTGCAGGGATTGCGGATTGCTATTCCAGCAGGCTTAATTTTGGCCATTGGTGCTGGTCCTGTCAAAGGATTGTTAGCGTTAATGCCTGCTTGGCTAACTGACGGTTTAGCCATTGGTGGTGGCCTAGTTGTTGCAGTTGGTTATGCAATGGTTATTAATATGATGGCAAGTCGGGAAGTATGGCCGTTTTTTGCTATTGGTTTTGTCTTAGCGACAATTAAAGATTTAACTTTAATTGGTTTAGGTGCTATTGGTTTGGCAATGGCTTTGATTTATTTGGCATTATCTCAAAGCGGTGGCTCTGGTGATGGCGGCAATAGCAATGTTGGTGATCCTGTCGGCGATATTATTGATAATTATTAG
- the tsaD gene encoding tRNA (adenosine(37)-N6)-threonylcarbamoyltransferase complex transferase subunit TsaD has product MAKDVLILAFESSCDETSVAVVKNGQEVLSNIIATQIKSHQRFGGVVPEVASRHHVQQIIHCTDLALKQAQVNYEDLSAVAVTYGPGLVGSLLIGLMAAKAVSWAHKLPLIGVNHLAGHIYAANLVTPIKYPALALVVSGGHTELVQVSAPGAFTILGDTRDDAVGEAFDKVGRMLGVNYPAGKTIDQWAHEGQDTFDFPRAMLEEDNLDFSFSGIKSAVINTLHHAEQIGETLNKKDVATSFQNDVVEILVTKTKRALANYPSQQLIVAGGVAANSGLRERIPKEISPQIEVVFPPLRLCGDNAAMIGAFAYVKYQQQQFNSLALNANPSLDFEYLDN; this is encoded by the coding sequence ATGGCAAAAGATGTTTTAATTTTAGCATTTGAAAGTAGCTGTGATGAAACCAGTGTTGCAGTTGTGAAAAATGGTCAAGAAGTGTTATCAAATATTATTGCGACTCAAATTAAGAGCCATCAGCGTTTTGGCGGCGTTGTACCAGAAGTAGCCAGTCGTCATCATGTTCAACAAATTATTCATTGTACAGATTTGGCCTTAAAGCAAGCACAAGTTAATTATGAAGATTTATCAGCTGTTGCAGTTACTTATGGACCTGGGTTGGTAGGGTCTTTACTAATAGGTTTAATGGCTGCTAAAGCTGTAAGTTGGGCACACAAATTACCTTTAATCGGTGTAAATCATTTGGCAGGACATATCTATGCAGCTAATCTTGTTACTCCAATTAAGTATCCCGCCTTGGCACTAGTTGTTTCTGGTGGACATACTGAATTAGTCCAAGTTAGTGCTCCGGGTGCGTTTACTATTTTGGGTGATACACGCGATGATGCAGTGGGTGAAGCCTTTGATAAGGTGGGACGAATGTTAGGCGTTAATTATCCAGCAGGAAAAACCATTGATCAATGGGCGCATGAAGGCCAAGATACATTTGATTTTCCACGCGCAATGTTGGAAGAGGATAATCTGGATTTTAGTTTCAGCGGTATCAAAAGTGCTGTAATTAATACCTTGCATCATGCAGAACAAATTGGTGAAACTCTTAATAAGAAAGACGTGGCTACAAGTTTTCAAAACGATGTCGTTGAGATTTTAGTTACTAAAACAAAACGAGCTTTAGCAAATTATCCTAGTCAACAATTAATTGTCGCAGGTGGCGTAGCTGCTAATTCGGGTTTGCGTGAACGGATTCCAAAAGAAATCAGTCCGCAAATAGAGGTAGTTTTCCCGCCATTACGCTTATGTGGTGATAATGCCGCCATGATTGGTGCTTTTGCGTATGTTAAATATCAACAGCAACAATTTAACTCGCTGGCTTTAAATGCTAATCCTAGTTTAGACTTTGAATATCTAGATAATTAA
- a CDS encoding asparaginase produces the protein MTKKILILHTGGTISMSEDETGKVKPNTQNPLTSLQLPTNENLQLVTEEVFNIPSPHMDPQHMLQLSLRLRQAQADGFFGAVVTHGTDTLEETAFFLDLTLDSQMPVVVTGAMRSSNEIGSDGLYNFKTAIMVASSPASINKGVVVVMNDEIHAARFVTKTHTTNVATFRTPTFGPIGIISDDYVVYVQNTIAEKCLPIDQICSNVYLIKAYAGMNGDLLTALNQDSTRGLVIEALGAGNLPPQVLPALQQLLDRQIPIILVSRCFNGIAEPVYDYEGGGVNLQKMGVTFCRGLNGQKARIKLLVGISAGLKNRELAKYINS, from the coding sequence ATGACGAAAAAGATTTTAATTTTGCATACCGGCGGAACTATTTCCATGTCTGAAGACGAAACTGGTAAAGTGAAGCCTAATACCCAAAACCCTCTCACTAGTTTGCAATTACCAACTAATGAAAATTTACAATTAGTAACAGAAGAGGTTTTTAATATACCCTCACCTCATATGGACCCACAACATATGTTACAACTCAGCTTGCGCTTACGGCAGGCTCAAGCTGACGGTTTCTTTGGGGCAGTTGTGACGCACGGTACTGATACCCTAGAAGAAACAGCGTTTTTTTTAGACTTAACACTTGATAGTCAAATGCCTGTAGTAGTGACAGGAGCCATGCGTTCTTCCAATGAAATTGGTAGTGATGGGCTTTATAATTTCAAAACAGCTATTATGGTCGCTAGCTCGCCAGCATCAATTAATAAAGGCGTTGTTGTCGTGATGAATGATGAAATTCATGCTGCTCGTTTTGTAACTAAGACTCATACCACCAATGTAGCTACATTTCGCACACCTACTTTTGGTCCTATTGGGATTATTTCCGATGATTATGTTGTTTATGTGCAAAATACAATTGCAGAAAAATGTCTCCCCATTGACCAGATTTGTTCAAATGTCTATTTAATTAAAGCTTACGCGGGGATGAATGGTGACTTGCTTACTGCCTTGAATCAAGATTCAACTCGCGGTCTTGTCATTGAGGCCTTAGGTGCTGGGAATTTACCGCCCCAAGTTCTTCCTGCTTTACAACAATTATTAGATCGTCAAATTCCTATTATTTTAGTCTCACGTTGCTTCAATGGCATTGCTGAACCAGTTTACGATTATGAAGGCGGTGGGGTTAATCTTCAAAAAATGGGCGTTACCTTTTGTCGTGGCCTTAATGGCCAAAAGGCTCGAATCAAATTATTAGTTGGCATCAGTGCTGGTCTGAAAAATCGGGAATTGGCCAAATATATTAATTCCTAA
- a CDS encoding PTS system mannose/fructose/sorbose family transporter subunit IID yields MAEKIKLTKKDRIAVWWRSTFLQGSWNYERMQNGGFAFSLIPALKKLYKTKEDRSAALTRHLEFFNTHPYLASPVLGVTLALEEERSNGAPIDDVTIQGVKVGMMGPFAGIGDPVFWFTVKPIIGSLAASLAMSGNILGPIIYFLAWNIIRMSFMWYTQELGYRAGSKITDDLSGNLLQNITKGASILGMFILGSLVNRWVTVKFTPVVSNVALDKKAYIHWDHLAAGGKGIQQALLQQQQGLSLTARKLTTLQDNLDQLIPGLAGLLLTFLCMWLLKKKVSPIVIILGLFVLGVVFHVLHIM; encoded by the coding sequence ATGGCCGAAAAAATTAAATTAACTAAAAAAGATCGAATTGCGGTTTGGTGGCGTTCGACTTTCCTACAGGGTTCATGGAACTATGAAAGAATGCAAAATGGTGGGTTTGCGTTTTCTTTAATTCCTGCTTTAAAAAAATTATATAAAACTAAAGAAGACCGCTCAGCTGCTTTAACACGACATTTGGAATTTTTTAATACGCATCCTTACTTAGCTTCACCAGTCTTAGGTGTTACTTTAGCCTTAGAGGAGGAGCGCTCTAATGGAGCTCCCATCGATGATGTTACTATTCAAGGTGTAAAAGTCGGAATGATGGGACCTTTTGCTGGTATTGGTGATCCAGTGTTTTGGTTTACAGTAAAACCAATTATTGGATCTTTAGCAGCTTCTTTAGCAATGAGCGGTAATATTTTAGGACCAATTATTTATTTCTTGGCTTGGAATATTATTCGGATGTCTTTTATGTGGTATACCCAAGAATTAGGTTATCGGGCTGGTTCTAAAATTACAGATGATTTATCAGGTAACTTATTGCAAAATATTACTAAAGGTGCTTCCATTTTAGGTATGTTTATTTTAGGCTCTTTAGTTAACCGCTGGGTAACTGTGAAGTTTACCCCGGTGGTTTCCAATGTTGCCCTTGATAAAAAAGCTTATATTCACTGGGATCATTTGGCCGCTGGTGGTAAAGGAATTCAACAAGCCTTATTACAACAACAACAAGGTTTGTCCTTAACAGCTCGTAAATTAACTACATTACAAGATAACTTAGATCAGTTAATTCCTGGTTTAGCAGGTTTGTTATTAACATTCTTGTGCATGTGGTTGCTCAAAAAGAAAGTTTCACCGATTGTGATTATCTTAGGATTATTTGTTTTAGGTGTTGTTTTCCACGTTTTGCATATCATGTAA